From a region of the Pectobacterium aquaticum genome:
- a CDS encoding Zn-dependent oxidoreductase has product MKSIVIQQPNELVIEERPIPQLAAGDVRVKVKLAGICGSDSHIYRGHNPFAKYPRVIGHEFFGVIEAVGEGVEASRLGERVSVDPVVSCGHCYPCSIGKPNVCTSLVVLGVHRDGGFSEYAAVPAKNAHTIPDEIPDEFAVMIEPFTISANVTAQVKPTEQDIALIYGAGPMGLTSVQVLKGVFNVKEVIVVDRIPERLDMALRSGADRVINNASLSLKDELEALNIKPTLIVDAACHPSILQEAITIASPAARIAIMGFSSEPCQVSQQGITSKEISIFSSRLNANKFPIVIAWLKEKRIDPAKLITHRFDYQEVVQAIEVFEKDQKRCCKVLLTFNDA; this is encoded by the coding sequence ATGAAAAGCATTGTGATACAGCAGCCAAATGAACTGGTGATTGAAGAGCGTCCTATTCCGCAGCTAGCGGCAGGTGACGTTCGGGTGAAGGTAAAGTTGGCGGGCATCTGTGGCTCGGACAGCCACATCTATCGCGGGCATAACCCTTTTGCTAAATACCCGCGTGTGATCGGGCATGAATTCTTCGGCGTGATTGAGGCGGTGGGTGAGGGCGTGGAGGCATCCCGTCTGGGCGAACGCGTCTCGGTCGACCCGGTAGTGAGCTGCGGCCACTGCTACCCTTGCTCCATCGGCAAGCCGAACGTCTGTACCTCGCTGGTGGTGCTGGGTGTGCACCGTGATGGCGGATTCAGCGAGTACGCTGCCGTACCGGCGAAGAATGCACACACTATCCCAGACGAGATCCCTGATGAGTTCGCCGTGATGATCGAGCCCTTCACGATTTCAGCCAACGTGACCGCACAGGTGAAACCGACGGAGCAGGATATCGCCCTGATTTATGGCGCGGGACCGATGGGATTGACCTCGGTTCAGGTGCTGAAAGGCGTGTTCAACGTGAAGGAAGTCATTGTCGTCGATCGCATTCCTGAACGTCTGGATATGGCATTACGTAGCGGAGCGGACAGGGTTATCAACAACGCATCGCTGTCATTAAAAGACGAGCTGGAAGCGCTCAATATCAAGCCTACGCTGATTGTTGATGCTGCCTGCCATCCGTCTATTTTGCAGGAAGCGATTACGATTGCGTCTCCTGCGGCACGTATCGCCATCATGGGTTTTTCCAGCGAGCCTTGTCAGGTTAGCCAACAGGGAATAACCAGCAAAGAGATCTCCATTTTCTCATCGCGCTTGAATGCCAATAAATTCCCTATCGTGATTGCGTGGCTGAAAGAGAAACGTATCGATCCGGCTAAACTGATTACCCACCGGTTTGATTATCAGGAGGTTGTACAGGCAATTGAAGTTTTTGAAAAAGATCAAAAACGCTGCTGCAAAGTCCTGCTGACATTTAATGATGCATGA
- a CDS encoding MFS transporter yields MNTKIASGQEKPARSTSDLVKAAVSGWLGTALEFMDFQLYSLGAALVFHEIFFPEQSAAMALILAMGTYGAGYVARIVGAFIFGRMGDSIGRKRVLFITITMMGICTTLIGVLPTYAQIGIFAPILLVTLRIVQGLGAGAEISGAGTMLAEYAPKGKRGIISSLVAMGTNCGTLSATAIWAVMFFALSREELLAWGWRVPFLASVVVMIFAIWLRMNLKESPVFEKVSNDVSGTEESSPALVVEQSEQKSVLSMFKSKAFWLATGLRFGQAGNSGLIQTFLAGYLVQTLLFNKSIPTDALMISSIIGFITIPLLGWLSDKIGRRVPYIILNISAILLAYPMLSLIVDKENSVNVIVVSIIIIHNFAVLGLFALENITMAEIFGGRSRFTQMAIAKETGGLVAVGFGPVLAGIFCNMTGSWWPIVVMMIVYSVIGLVAAICMPEVKDRDLDELDDAV; encoded by the coding sequence ATGAATACGAAAATAGCATCTGGACAAGAAAAACCTGCAAGAAGTACCTCTGACTTAGTTAAAGCGGCGGTGTCCGGCTGGTTGGGCACCGCATTGGAATTCATGGATTTCCAACTGTATTCGCTCGGTGCGGCATTGGTTTTCCATGAAATATTCTTCCCTGAACAATCGGCGGCAATGGCGCTGATTCTGGCAATGGGAACCTACGGCGCAGGCTATGTCGCACGTATCGTCGGTGCCTTTATTTTCGGCCGAATGGGGGACTCCATCGGCAGAAAGCGCGTGCTCTTTATCACCATTACCATGATGGGGATCTGTACCACGTTAATTGGCGTGTTACCGACCTACGCACAGATTGGTATTTTCGCGCCCATCTTGCTGGTGACCTTGCGTATCGTGCAGGGGTTAGGAGCGGGAGCCGAGATTTCCGGTGCCGGTACCATGCTGGCTGAATACGCGCCGAAAGGGAAACGCGGGATTATTTCCTCACTGGTGGCAATGGGTACCAACTGTGGCACGCTCAGTGCTACGGCTATCTGGGCCGTTATGTTTTTTGCCCTCTCTAGAGAAGAGTTACTGGCGTGGGGCTGGCGTGTACCGTTCCTGGCGAGCGTAGTCGTGATGATCTTCGCGATCTGGCTGCGTATGAACCTGAAAGAAAGCCCGGTCTTTGAAAAAGTCAGTAATGATGTCTCTGGTACTGAGGAGTCATCACCTGCTCTGGTGGTTGAGCAAAGCGAGCAAAAATCAGTACTGTCCATGTTCAAAAGCAAGGCGTTTTGGCTGGCAACAGGATTACGCTTCGGACAGGCGGGAAATTCAGGGTTAATTCAGACTTTCCTCGCGGGATATTTAGTCCAAACGCTCTTGTTCAATAAATCTATTCCTACCGATGCATTGATGATCAGCTCTATTATTGGTTTTATCACTATTCCATTATTAGGCTGGCTCTCGGATAAAATTGGTCGCCGCGTACCGTATATTATTCTGAATATCTCGGCGATATTGTTAGCCTACCCGATGCTCTCTCTTATCGTCGATAAAGAGAATAGTGTTAACGTGATTGTCGTCAGTATTATCATTATTCATAACTTTGCTGTGCTGGGATTATTTGCGCTGGAAAACATCACCATGGCGGAAATATTCGGTGGACGCAGCCGCTTTACGCAAATGGCGATTGCCAAAGAAACAGGTGGCCTGGTTGCCGTTGGTTTTGGTCCGGTGTTAGCGGGTATTTTCTGCAACATGACCGGTTCCTGGTGGCCGATTGTCGTGATGATGATTGTTTATTCTGTGATCGGTCTGGTCGCGGCTATCTGTATGCCGGAAGTGAAAGACCGTGACTTAGATGAATTAGACGACGCGGTATAA
- the manD gene encoding D-mannonate dehydratase ManD: MKIVSAEVFVTCPGRNFVTLKITTDSGLTGLGDATLNGRELPVASYLKDHVCPQLIGRDAHQIEDIWQYFYKGAYWRRGPVTMSAISAVDTALWDIKAKAANMPLYQLLGGASRTGVMVYCHTTGHSIDEVLDDYAKHRDEGFKAIRVQCGVPGMKTTYGMAKGKGLAYEPATKGNLPEEQLWSTEKYLDFTPKLFEAVRDKFGFNEHMLHDMHHRLTPIEAARFGKSIEDYRLFWMEDPTPAENQECFRLIRQHTVTPIAVGEVFNSIWDCKQLIEEQLIDYIRTTITHAGGITGMRRIADFASLYQVRTGSHGPSDLSPICMAAALHFDLWVPNFGVQEYMGYSEQMLEVFPHNWTFDNGYMHPGEKPGLGIEFDEKLAAKYPYDPAYLPVARLEDGTLWNW, from the coding sequence GTGAAGATTGTCAGCGCTGAAGTGTTTGTCACCTGCCCGGGGCGAAACTTTGTCACCCTGAAAATTACGACAGATAGCGGATTAACCGGCCTCGGCGATGCGACGCTCAACGGGCGTGAGCTGCCGGTCGCCTCTTACCTCAAAGATCATGTGTGTCCGCAGCTGATTGGCCGCGATGCGCACCAGATCGAAGACATTTGGCAGTATTTCTACAAAGGCGCGTACTGGCGTCGTGGCCCAGTGACCATGTCCGCGATTTCGGCAGTCGATACCGCGCTGTGGGATATCAAGGCCAAAGCCGCCAACATGCCGCTCTACCAACTGCTGGGCGGCGCATCGCGTACGGGCGTCATGGTGTATTGCCACACCACGGGTCACTCGATTGATGAAGTGCTGGATGATTACGCCAAGCACCGCGATGAGGGCTTCAAGGCGATTCGCGTACAGTGCGGCGTGCCGGGTATGAAAACCACCTACGGCATGGCGAAAGGCAAAGGGCTGGCGTATGAGCCGGCGACGAAAGGCAACTTGCCGGAAGAGCAACTGTGGTCGACGGAAAAATACCTCGATTTCACGCCTAAGCTGTTTGAAGCGGTGCGCGACAAATTTGGCTTCAACGAGCACATGCTGCACGACATGCACCACCGTCTGACGCCGATTGAAGCGGCGCGCTTTGGTAAAAGCATTGAGGACTATCGTCTGTTCTGGATGGAAGACCCGACGCCTGCGGAAAATCAGGAGTGCTTCCGTTTAATCCGTCAGCACACGGTTACGCCGATTGCGGTGGGTGAGGTCTTTAACAGCATCTGGGATTGCAAACAGCTGATCGAAGAACAGCTCATCGACTACATCCGTACCACGATTACCCACGCGGGCGGGATTACTGGCATGCGTCGCATCGCCGACTTTGCTTCGCTCTATCAGGTGCGCACCGGTTCACACGGGCCGTCGGACCTGTCGCCTATCTGCATGGCGGCGGCGCTGCATTTTGACCTCTGGGTGCCAAACTTCGGCGTGCAGGAATACATGGGGTACTCGGAGCAAATGCTGGAAGTGTTCCCGCATAACTGGACATTCGATAACGGCTACATGCACCCAGGCGAAAAACCGGGATTAGGCATTGAGTTTGATGAAAAGCTGGCGGCCAAATACCCCTATGACCCCGCTTATCTCCCAGTTGCCCGTCTGGAAGATGGCACGTTGTGGAACTGGTAA
- a CDS encoding LysR family transcriptional regulator, with protein sequence MFSIKRVIYYQELIRVGSFTKAAKALNISQAFLSQEIARLEIETERKLINRTTRQFSLTPFGEIFADKIQGMIKEHYELAQFVSSYEESTDGALLVGVIPIFNRLAHYNMFNLFQKAYPNIDISFIDGVSTDLLERVRNGEIHLSFSTPFDEYLNDPLFHHTICQIDDVVAVMATSHPLAGNKTLSLPQLVKEKLIVPQKGTGEHAAVSESFTRQGINPSYFRECSNMDIIMDLVINLSGVVFLCSSVAKSLTAYDVAVIPLEEQLKRTFAISYLKRSTNIPMVRLFLDFLQDYNSKSAQ encoded by the coding sequence ATGTTCAGCATAAAGCGTGTGATTTATTATCAGGAGCTCATCCGAGTCGGGAGTTTCACTAAGGCGGCAAAGGCGCTGAATATCTCTCAGGCTTTTTTGTCACAGGAGATCGCCCGCCTGGAGATTGAAACGGAAAGAAAGCTGATTAACCGAACCACCCGGCAGTTTTCTCTTACACCATTTGGGGAGATCTTTGCGGACAAAATTCAGGGGATGATTAAGGAGCATTATGAACTGGCACAGTTCGTCAGCAGCTATGAGGAAAGCACGGATGGTGCGCTACTGGTTGGCGTGATCCCGATTTTTAACCGTCTGGCACACTACAATATGTTTAACCTGTTTCAGAAAGCCTATCCCAATATCGATATCTCTTTCATTGACGGCGTGAGCACCGATTTGCTGGAAAGGGTGCGTAATGGCGAGATTCACCTGTCTTTCTCGACGCCTTTTGATGAATACCTGAACGATCCGTTATTTCATCACACCATTTGTCAGATCGATGACGTTGTTGCGGTGATGGCGACGTCGCACCCGCTTGCGGGCAATAAGACGCTAAGCTTGCCGCAACTGGTAAAAGAAAAACTGATCGTGCCGCAGAAAGGGACAGGGGAGCATGCTGCTGTTTCTGAATCCTTCACTCGGCAGGGCATCAACCCCAGCTACTTTCGTGAATGCAGCAATATGGACATCATTATGGATCTGGTGATCAACCTATCCGGCGTGGTTTTCCTCTGTTCGTCTGTCGCCAAAAGCCTGACCGCTTACGACGTCGCGGTGATTCCGCTGGAAGAGCAACTGAAAAGGACTTTCGCCATTAGCTATCTGAAGCGCAGCACGAACATTCCTATGGTGCGCCTGTTTCTAGATTTCCTGCAAGACTACAACAGCAAGTCTGCCCAGTAG
- a CDS encoding alpha/beta hydrolase, producing the protein MDYSKTTKIGLATLAMMSATAINAAQNQHEITVKQETTSVKLISDVVYSQVSVRGYPNVALKMDILQPEAKTALPVVLFITGGGFVNANKDNYLQQRLNLAEAGYVVASMEYRVAPTVLFPSPLEDVKSAIRYLRANAKKFGIDGQHAAVFGASAGGYLAAFAGTTNGSKDYDKGDNLDQSSDVQAVIDFYGLSDLTLVGEGFPDDVVQKHASSSATEAIWVNGTSVFNEGGAITRYPEKAAAANPINFINSATPPFLIMHGTNDTVVSPRQTERLHQALTEKKIASTYYSVKGAEHGGPHWLQPEIMKITIRFLDKHLKP; encoded by the coding sequence ATGGATTATTCGAAAACGACAAAAATAGGGTTAGCGACCTTGGCAATGATGAGCGCGACAGCAATCAATGCAGCACAGAACCAGCATGAAATCACCGTCAAACAGGAAACGACATCCGTGAAGTTAATCTCTGACGTCGTTTACTCTCAGGTATCGGTGCGGGGCTACCCTAACGTCGCATTAAAAATGGATATCCTTCAGCCTGAAGCGAAAACCGCACTTCCCGTCGTATTATTCATTACCGGCGGCGGATTCGTTAATGCCAATAAAGATAATTACCTGCAACAGCGTCTTAACCTTGCCGAAGCCGGTTATGTCGTTGCCAGCATGGAATATCGTGTCGCCCCCACCGTGCTTTTTCCCTCTCCGCTGGAAGACGTCAAGTCCGCCATTCGTTATCTGCGTGCCAATGCGAAAAAATTCGGCATTGACGGACAACACGCTGCGGTTTTCGGTGCGTCTGCGGGAGGCTATCTGGCAGCATTTGCTGGGACGACAAATGGTTCAAAGGACTATGATAAAGGCGATAATCTCGATCAAAGCAGTGATGTTCAGGCCGTGATTGATTTCTATGGCTTATCCGACCTGACGCTTGTGGGTGAAGGTTTCCCTGACGATGTCGTTCAGAAACACGCATCATCTTCCGCGACAGAAGCAATTTGGGTCAATGGCACCTCGGTATTTAATGAAGGAGGCGCAATCACCCGCTACCCTGAAAAAGCTGCTGCCGCTAACCCTATTAACTTTATCAACAGCGCGACGCCCCCATTCCTGATTATGCACGGCACGAACGATACCGTAGTTTCTCCACGTCAGACCGAGAGGCTGCATCAGGCACTAACAGAGAAAAAGATCGCGTCAACCTACTATAGTGTGAAAGGCGCAGAGCACGGTGGACCGCATTGGCTGCAACCGGAAATCATGAAAATTACCATCCGCTTTCTTGATAAGCACTTAAAACCTTGA
- the azuC gene encoding stress response protein AzuC yields MLAAYLNTYKDVPPGALF; encoded by the coding sequence ATGCTGGCGGCTTACCTGAATACTTATAAAGACGTGCCGCCCGGCGCACTGTTCTAA
- a CDS encoding multidrug efflux MFS transporter yields METWKLNLFSAWLGCFFTGLAMSQILPFLPLYIEQLGVHSHESLSLWSGLIFSSSFLISAAVAPLWGSLADRKGRKLMLLRAALGMAIVMSLQGLATNVWQLFILRSLMGLTSGYIPNAMALIASQVPREKSGWALGMLSTGQIAGVILGPLFGGFMADYIGLRIVFFITGGLLFISFLITLFAIKESVVKVTKENRLSGKAVFASLPYPALIICLFITTMMIQMANGSISPILTLFIRDLVPGTDNIAFISGVIAAIPGVSALLSAPRLGRLGDRIGAHRVLIAALAISVLLFLVMAMVQSPTQLGILRFLLGFADGALMPTVQALLVKYSSQQVTGRIFGYNQSFMYLGNVLGPLVGSGVSALMGFRWVFVITAFLVLCNTIQLFFAFRKPRGKG; encoded by the coding sequence ATGGAAACCTGGAAACTTAACCTCTTCTCTGCCTGGCTGGGATGCTTTTTCACCGGGCTGGCCATGAGCCAGATATTACCCTTCTTGCCGCTGTACATTGAGCAGCTTGGCGTTCACTCGCACGAGTCGCTGAGCCTGTGGTCCGGCTTGATCTTCAGCTCGTCTTTTCTCATCTCAGCCGCCGTTGCGCCACTGTGGGGAAGCCTCGCCGATCGTAAAGGCCGAAAGCTCATGCTGCTGCGCGCCGCACTCGGCATGGCTATCGTGATGTCATTGCAGGGGCTGGCGACCAACGTATGGCAACTGTTCATCCTGCGCTCGCTCATGGGGCTGACCTCTGGGTACATTCCCAACGCAATGGCGCTGATCGCCTCACAGGTTCCACGTGAAAAAAGCGGCTGGGCGCTGGGAATGCTATCGACTGGGCAGATCGCTGGCGTTATTCTCGGCCCCTTATTCGGCGGCTTTATGGCCGATTATATCGGGCTACGCATCGTCTTTTTCATCACCGGTGGCTTGTTGTTTATCAGCTTCCTGATTACGCTTTTCGCAATTAAAGAGAGCGTGGTTAAGGTCACCAAAGAGAATCGACTCAGCGGAAAAGCCGTCTTCGCTTCGCTGCCGTATCCGGCGCTCATCATCTGTCTGTTCATTACGACGATGATGATCCAGATGGCGAACGGCTCTATCAGCCCGATCCTGACCCTATTCATCCGCGATCTGGTTCCCGGCACCGACAATATTGCTTTTATCAGCGGCGTGATTGCGGCCATTCCCGGCGTGTCCGCCCTGTTATCCGCACCGCGGCTTGGCCGGTTAGGCGACCGGATCGGCGCACATCGCGTCCTGATCGCCGCACTGGCAATCAGCGTGCTGCTGTTCCTGGTCATGGCGATGGTACAAAGCCCTACACAGCTCGGCATCCTGCGCTTTCTGCTGGGCTTTGCCGATGGCGCACTGATGCCAACCGTGCAGGCACTGCTGGTCAAATACAGCAGTCAACAGGTGACGGGTCGCATCTTCGGCTATAACCAGTCATTCATGTATCTGGGCAACGTACTGGGGCCGCTGGTGGGTTCCGGCGTATCCGCCCTGATGGGATTCCGCTGGGTTTTCGTCATCACCGCCTTTCTGGTGCTGTGTAACACAATCCAACTCTTTTTCGCCTTCAGGAAACCGCGCGGAAAAGGATAA
- a CDS encoding mannitol dehydrogenase family protein yields the protein MSISEFSTLKPQVVVPRYDRRLLKTRIAHIGFGAFHRAHQAVCADKLAAEHGSDWGYCEINLIGGEQQIEAIRQQDLLWSVSEMADSGWNSRVIGVATCALHAEVEGIDAVLEALSAPDIAIVSITVTEKGYCHHPATGQLNSEHPLICHDLELPAEPRSLPGVILAAIKRRRERQLPAFSVMSCDNMPENGHVTRNVIVQLAELQDVELARWIEQHVTFPSTMVDRIVPAITGETLETIQGQLGVADPAGIACEPFFQWVVEDNFVNGRPAWEKAGAELVQDVLPFEEMKLRMLNGSHSFLAYLGYLAGYQHISECMQDSELVAAAHHLMLREQAPTLRTQGVDLAAYADALLDRYRNRALKHRTWQIAMDGSQKLPQRMLDSIRWHLARGSRFDALALGVAGWMRYVGGVDEQGQPIEISDPLKDLIAETVQCSSEGESRVAALLTLTAIFGEDLPKNPVFVDAVTQHYLSLLAKGVKGTLQGTDW from the coding sequence ATGAGTATCAGTGAATTTTCCACTCTTAAACCGCAGGTTGTGGTGCCGCGTTACGACCGACGCCTGCTAAAAACACGTATTGCGCATATTGGCTTTGGCGCATTCCACCGGGCGCATCAGGCGGTCTGTGCCGATAAGCTGGCGGCGGAGCACGGTAGCGACTGGGGCTATTGCGAAATCAACCTGATTGGCGGCGAGCAGCAGATTGAAGCCATTCGCCAACAGGATTTGCTGTGGTCGGTGTCCGAAATGGCGGACAGCGGCTGGAATAGCCGGGTCATTGGCGTAGCAACCTGCGCGCTGCATGCGGAAGTCGAAGGTATCGACGCCGTGCTGGAAGCGCTAAGCGCGCCGGATATCGCCATTGTGTCGATTACCGTCACGGAGAAAGGCTATTGCCACCATCCGGCGACGGGGCAGCTGAATAGTGAACATCCGCTGATTTGCCACGATCTGGAGTTACCCGCAGAACCACGCTCCCTGCCCGGTGTGATTCTGGCTGCCATCAAACGCAGACGGGAACGCCAGCTACCGGCATTCAGCGTGATGTCCTGCGACAATATGCCGGAAAATGGGCACGTCACGCGCAACGTGATCGTGCAACTGGCCGAGTTGCAGGATGTCGAACTGGCGCGCTGGATTGAACAGCACGTCACCTTTCCGTCCACGATGGTGGATAGGATTGTTCCAGCTATCACCGGAGAAACGCTGGAGACGATTCAGGGACAGCTGGGTGTAGCCGATCCCGCGGGGATCGCCTGTGAACCGTTCTTCCAGTGGGTGGTTGAAGATAACTTCGTCAACGGCCGTCCTGCGTGGGAAAAAGCGGGCGCGGAGCTGGTACAGGATGTCCTGCCGTTTGAGGAAATGAAGCTGCGTATGCTGAACGGCAGCCACTCGTTTCTGGCGTATCTGGGCTACCTTGCTGGCTACCAGCATATCAGTGAGTGCATGCAGGACAGCGAACTGGTCGCGGCGGCGCATCATCTGATGCTGCGTGAGCAGGCACCGACGCTGCGTACGCAGGGGGTCGATCTCGCCGCCTATGCGGATGCGCTGTTGGATCGCTATCGCAACCGTGCGTTAAAACACCGTACCTGGCAGATTGCGATGGACGGTTCGCAAAAACTACCACAGCGGATGCTGGATTCGATCCGCTGGCATCTGGCTCGCGGCAGCCGTTTTGATGCGTTGGCGCTCGGCGTGGCAGGGTGGATGCGCTATGTCGGCGGTGTGGATGAGCAAGGACAACCGATTGAAATTAGCGATCCGCTGAAAGACTTGATCGCGGAAACGGTGCAATGCAGCTCGGAAGGTGAAAGCCGAGTCGCGGCATTGCTGACGCTGACGGCGATTTTTGGTGAAGACTTACCGAAGAATCCTGTCTTTGTCGATGCGGTGACGCAGCACTACCTGTCGCTGTTAGCGAAGGGCGTGAAGGGAACATTGCAGGGTACCGACTGGTAG
- a CDS encoding esterase-like activity of phytase family protein yields the protein MKHTLLALLVAGFLPFSVQAAGEKVTRYVVTFPASDHVAYQGKFAQNFPNGLPVGIGSGLYFTGKQGNDLMFTTVTDRGPNADAPLVGEKEAKIFASPDYAPLMMNIRVSAKAAEAINARPLHDAEGNITGLPLPADIIGTTNEVALNDALQPLSTSQRGLDTEGVTPDGKGGFWLCDEYGPFLIHVDASGKILQKFGPTPAGNEHSVASGLPNIIKWRQPNRGFEGLTRLPDGTIVMAVQSTLDIDGKSKNKAQFTRLVMFNPETKTSRMVGYPINIDSYKKAKDAKIGDIVALDNQRILLVEQGADKDKQMQNRIYLVDLSKASDLTPFDADGKSPEFDDLAQLEKRGITLAHKQELVDLRKLGWQQEKVEGLALVDKQTLAVINDNDFGLQSVLQSPVKAKDKADDYQVTADGKLTRDGKAVETTLAIKPLEKPEADNELWVIHLAQPLK from the coding sequence ATGAAACACACGTTGTTAGCACTGCTGGTTGCCGGATTTTTGCCGTTCAGCGTTCAGGCCGCAGGAGAAAAAGTGACACGCTACGTCGTTACCTTCCCAGCCAGCGATCATGTTGCGTATCAGGGCAAATTCGCCCAGAACTTCCCCAACGGTTTGCCTGTCGGCATTGGCTCCGGCCTCTATTTTACTGGCAAACAGGGTAACGACCTGATGTTCACCACCGTCACCGATCGCGGCCCGAATGCCGATGCACCGCTGGTCGGTGAGAAAGAAGCCAAGATCTTCGCCAGCCCTGACTATGCGCCGCTGATGATGAATATTCGGGTCAGCGCGAAAGCCGCCGAGGCGATCAACGCCCGCCCGCTGCACGATGCCGAGGGCAATATCACCGGCCTGCCGCTGCCCGCAGACATTATCGGCACCACCAATGAAGTCGCACTGAATGATGCGCTGCAACCGCTCAGCACCAGTCAGCGCGGGCTGGACACCGAAGGCGTTACGCCGGATGGCAAAGGCGGCTTCTGGCTGTGTGACGAATACGGTCCGTTCCTGATTCACGTTGATGCCAGCGGGAAGATCCTGCAAAAATTCGGGCCAACGCCTGCGGGCAACGAACACTCGGTTGCCAGCGGTTTACCGAATATCATCAAGTGGCGTCAGCCGAATCGGGGTTTTGAAGGGCTGACCCGCCTGCCGGACGGCACGATCGTCATGGCCGTGCAAAGCACGCTGGATATCGACGGAAAAAGCAAAAACAAAGCGCAGTTTACGCGTCTGGTGATGTTTAACCCGGAAACCAAAACCAGCCGTATGGTGGGCTACCCCATCAACATCGACAGCTATAAGAAAGCGAAGGATGCCAAGATCGGCGATATCGTGGCGCTGGATAATCAGCGCATTCTGCTGGTCGAGCAAGGCGCAGACAAAGACAAGCAGATGCAGAACCGCATCTATCTGGTCGATCTCAGCAAAGCGAGCGATCTGACGCCGTTCGATGCCGATGGCAAATCGCCAGAATTTGACGATCTCGCCCAGTTGGAAAAACGCGGCATTACGCTGGCGCACAAGCAGGAGCTGGTGGATCTGCGTAAGCTTGGCTGGCAGCAGGAGAAAGTGGAAGGTCTGGCACTGGTCGATAAGCAAACGCTGGCCGTCATTAACGACAACGATTTTGGCCTGCAATCTGTACTGCAATCCCCAGTGAAAGCAAAAGATAAAGCGGACGACTATCAGGTTACTGCCGATGGAAAACTGACGCGAGATGGCAAGGCGGTCGAGACGACGTTAGCCATCAAACCGTTGGAGAAGCCAGAAGCCGATAATGAACTGTGGGTGATTCATCTGGCACAGCCGCTGAAGTAG
- a CDS encoding GntR family transcriptional regulator: protein MDTSFQINNNEPVNQQIYRVLRKDIVECNIPPGKLLSEKEISVRFDVSRQPVREAFIKLAEAGLVQIMPQRGTFVMKISEQRVADARFIRQALECAIVRRAAEMVTEEQLLTLEHNLRRQELAAQNEQVREFLSLDDSFHQLLTQIANCPLAWETIESIKATMDRVRFLSLSQVSPPTSLIQQHYLIFSALKARDPDAAEKAIREHLQEMIYSITPIAQQNSDWFEHA, encoded by the coding sequence ATGGACACCTCTTTTCAGATCAACAACAACGAACCAGTCAATCAGCAAATTTATCGCGTACTGCGCAAAGACATTGTGGAGTGCAATATTCCGCCGGGTAAACTGCTGTCTGAAAAAGAAATTTCCGTGCGTTTTGATGTGTCCCGCCAGCCGGTCAGAGAGGCTTTTATCAAGCTGGCAGAGGCCGGACTGGTGCAAATTATGCCGCAGCGCGGCACGTTTGTGATGAAAATCTCCGAGCAGCGCGTGGCGGATGCCCGCTTTATCCGTCAAGCGCTGGAGTGCGCGATTGTGCGCCGGGCGGCAGAAATGGTGACGGAAGAACAGCTGTTGACGCTGGAGCACAACTTACGCCGTCAGGAACTGGCCGCGCAGAATGAGCAGGTGCGTGAGTTTCTCAGCCTTGACGACAGCTTCCATCAGCTTCTGACGCAGATTGCCAACTGTCCACTGGCGTGGGAAACCATCGAGTCGATTAAAGCGACGATGGACCGCGTGCGTTTTCTCAGCCTGAGTCAGGTTTCACCGCCGACCAGCCTGATCCAACAGCACTACCTGATTTTTAGCGCCCTGAAAGCGCGCGATCCTGATGCCGCAGAAAAAGCCATTCGTGAGCATTTGCAGGAAATGATCTATTCGATCACGCCAATTGCGCAACAGAATAGCGACTGGTTCGAGCACGCCTGA